One region of Rana temporaria chromosome 11, aRanTem1.1, whole genome shotgun sequence genomic DNA includes:
- the E2F8 gene encoding transcription factor E2F8, producing MEEAQKENSILHLNKRVLRTPSKQPTLVLSELQCATTTLKTPTKPPETNNNDPWTPTANLKMLISAASPEIRNREREMLEEQFSGDELEKTLPSRKEKSLGLLCQKFLARYPDYPNPAVNNSICLDEVAGELSVERRRIYDIVNVLESLHMVSRLAKNKYIWHGRQNLNKTFEALRQVGEECKYADQILHLKKREQEEPESLEEAPIPKSWVKQTEISFVELPGLEFRAASVNSRKEKSLRVMSQKFVMLFLVSKPQIVSLEIAAKILIGEDQIDDLDKSKFKTKIRRLYDIANVLSSLGLIKKVHVTEERGRKPAFQWTGPDACTGQQESSPGHTLPSSVALDLRSPKENCAKNLFSSRGKQSFTRHQSLIKLARSIENDRRKINSAPSSPVKSDSSDLSIPSKMAQLAAICKEQLDQTKDVKKMKIKMSRGNAKVVVKPQNAPLQPASPLFYQALPLVQPHVSSPTSYAVYLQHPNGIQGHAVLSAQNFMCEAAQGDKNSLEDDKKILVSGGPAESDSLHEKCSWKLPEYDNGASKRIKVSGQEDMAERLFPSGYLIPLQLAQMGNESRKDHTTSCTDQKIFTSPVTGLIPLKFMLSPGSMAPLPVMGQAAPPVTSSASSCPGSSSGIMNFTLHNKDLISPPCGSSQPITISPRNRKHLEELQTAQMLNYKHLSPVPYHGQPFTLFAVPQAGVPLTPKGSQPLKDNFFRTPGGVTSSPIMSSTPNGGSQGPVYVSQRKLDVGGDD from the exons ATGGAGGAAGCTCAGAAA GAAAATTCAATTTTGCACTTAAACAAAAGAGTTTTGCGCACCCCATCAAAGCAGCCGACGTTGGTGTTATCAGAGCTGCAATGTGCGACTACCACCCTAAAGACGCCGACCAAACCACCAGAGACTAATAACAACGACCCGTGGACCCCGACCGCAAACCTGAAGATGCTGATCAGTGCAGCCAGTCCTGAAATCCGGAACCGAGAGCGGGAGATGCTGGAG GAGCAGTTTTCTGGAGACGAACTTGAAAAAACACTACCGAGCCGCAAAGAAAAAAGCTTGGGTTTGCTGTGCCAGAAATTTCTTGCGCGGTACCCCGATTACCCCAATCCGGCTGTCAATAACAGCATATGTTTAGATGAAGTCGCAGGGGAGCTGA GTGTTGAGCGCAGACGAATTTACGATATCGTTAACGTCCTAGAAAGCTTGCATATGGTCAGCCGTCTCGCCAAGAACAAGTACATCTGGCACGGCCGCCAAAACCTCAACAAAACCTTCGAGGCGCTGCGACAGGTTGGCGAGGAGTGTAAATACGCCGACCAGATCCTCCATCTGAAGAAACGAGAGCAGGAGGAGCCGGAGTCTTTGGAGGAAGCCCCGATTCCCAAATCCTGGGTGAAGCAGACGGAGATCAGCTTCGTGGAGCTTCCGGGACTGGAGTTCAGAGCCG CATCAGTGAACAGCAGGAAGGAGAAGTCTTTACGAGTGATGAGCCAGAAATTTGTCATGCTCTTCCTGGTGTCCAAACCACAGATTGTGAGCCTGGAAATTGCTGCCAAAATTCTAATCGGAGAAGATCAGATTGATGATTTGGATAAAAGCAAATTCAAAA caaAAATCCGGCGTTTATATGACATCGCTAACGTCCTGAGCAGTCTGGGTCTCATAAAGAAAGTCCATGTGACGGAGGAGAGGGGGCGGAAACCAGCGTTCCAGTGGACGGGGCCCGACGCTTGTACCGGACAGCAAG agtccTCTCCTGGCCACACGTTGCCCAGCTCTGTAGCGCTGGATCTGAGATCTCCTAAGGAGAATTGTGCCAAGAATCTGTTTTCCTCCCGCGGAAAGCAGAGCTTTACCCGCCACCAGTCTTTAATCAAACTGGCCAGGAGTATAGAAAACGACCGGCGGAAGATCAACTCTGCGCCCAGCAGTCCTGTAAAGAGCG aTTCCAGTGACCTCTCCATCCCCAGCAAGATGGCTCAACTTGCAGCAATCTGTAAAGAGCAGCTCGATCAGACAAA GGATGTAAAGAAGATGAAAATAAAGATGTCGAGAGGGAACGCCAAGGTCGTTGTAAAGCCTCAGAACGCACCATTGCAGCCGGCCAGTCCTCTTTTTTACCAGGCTCTTCCCCTCGTCCAGCCTCACGTCAGCTCCCCGACCTCCTACGCGGTCTATCTGCAGCACCCGAACGGTATTCAGGGACATGCTGTCCTGTCTGCTCAGAATTTCATGTGTGAAGCCGCTCAAGGCGATAAGAATTCACTGGAAGACGACAAGAAGATTCTCGTATCCGGCGGGCCAGCTGAGAGCGATTCTCTGCATGAGAAGTGTTCCTGGAAACTCCCAGAATATGACAATGGTGCCTCCAAAAGGATTAAAGTTTCAGGACAAGAGGATATGGCGGAG AGATTGTTCCCTTCCGGGTATCTGATCCCCTTGCAATTGGCACAGATGGGCAATGAGTCTAGGAAAGATCACACCACTTCCTGTACCGATCAGAAGATATTCACTTCTCCTGTCACAG GTCTCATCCCACTGAAGTTCATGTTATCACCAGGCTCAATGGCTCCTCTGCCTGTTATGGGCCAGGCTGCACCTCCTGTAACTTCTTCCGCTTCTTCTTGCCCGGGTTCCAGTTCGGGGATAATGAACTTCACCCTACACAACAAGGACCTGATATCGCCTCCTTGTGGTAGCTCGCAGCCCATCACCATCTCTCCACGAAACAGGAAAcacctggaggagctgcagacagCCCAAATGTTAAACTATAAACACCTTTCACCCGTCCCGTATCATGGACAGCCCTTCACTCTCTTTGCTGTACCACAG GCAGGGGTTCCCCTCACTCCTAAAGGATCTCAACCACTGAAGGACAACTTCTTCCGCACCCCAGGGGGTGTGACGTCTTCGCCGATCATGTCCTCCACTCCCAACGGAGGATCTCAGGGACCTGTTTATGTATCGCAAAGAAAACTTGATGTGGGTGGAGATGATTAG